A genomic window from Exiguobacterium acetylicum DSM 20416 includes:
- a CDS encoding MerR family transcriptional regulator → MADSSRQSKPLFPIGVVQELTALSARQIRYYEEQGLIKPERTETKRRLYSFNDVDRLLSIKEYLDQGLNIAGIKLIFENDLVKRERVAESVVETRPELSDGELYKLLKNELKEAGRHGKTSLIQGELGRFFK, encoded by the coding sequence ATGGCAGACTCATCACGCCAGTCCAAGCCACTATTTCCCATCGGAGTCGTTCAAGAGTTGACCGCGTTATCTGCCCGCCAGATCCGATACTACGAAGAACAGGGACTGATCAAGCCGGAGCGGACAGAGACGAAACGTCGCCTCTATTCGTTCAACGATGTCGATCGCCTGTTGTCGATTAAGGAATACCTGGATCAGGGACTGAATATCGCAGGGATCAAATTGATTTTTGAAAACGATCTCGTCAAACGCGAACGCGTTGCGGAGAGCGTCGTCGAGACGCGCCCGGAATTATCTGACGGCGAATTGTATAAACTCCTGAAAAATGAATTGAAGGAAGCAGGACGACATGGAAAGACGTCGCTTATACAAGGTGAGCTCGGGCGTTTCTTCAAGTAA
- the glnA gene encoding type I glutamate--ammonia ligase — protein MTRRNITREDILKIAKAEDVRFIRLQFTDILGTIKNVEIPVSQLEKALDNKMMFDGSSIEGFVRIEESDMYLFPDLNTWVVFPWTEDGTGKVARLICDIHNPDGTPFAGDPRGQLKRVLKEMEELGFSSFNVGPEPEFFLFKKDEKGRPTLELNDQGGYFDLAPVDLGENCRKEIVIELENMGFEIEASHHEVAPGQHEIDFKYADAITTADNIQTFKLVVKTIAAKHNLHATFMPKPLFGVNGSGMHANMSLFKGNENVFFDESNEDMQLSDDARAFTAGILKHARAFTAVCNPTVNSYKRLVPGYEAPCYVAWSARNRSPLVRVPAARGLSTRIEVRSVDPAANPYLALATLLASGLDGIKNNLKAPAPIDRNIYVMDKPERVANGIDDLPSTLSHALEVLKADDVVMHALGDHIAEHFVELKEIEWDMFRTQVTEWERDQYMVLF, from the coding sequence ATGACACGTCGCAACATTACACGAGAAGACATTTTGAAAATCGCTAAAGCTGAGGATGTACGCTTCATTCGCTTACAGTTCACAGATATCCTCGGAACGATCAAGAACGTTGAGATTCCAGTAAGCCAATTGGAAAAAGCACTTGATAACAAAATGATGTTCGATGGTTCATCGATCGAAGGATTCGTCCGAATCGAAGAATCAGATATGTATCTCTTCCCAGACTTAAACACATGGGTCGTCTTCCCATGGACAGAAGATGGAACAGGGAAAGTTGCACGTTTAATCTGTGACATCCACAATCCGGATGGCACGCCGTTCGCAGGAGACCCACGTGGTCAGCTCAAACGGGTACTTAAAGAGATGGAAGAACTCGGTTTCTCATCATTCAACGTTGGACCAGAGCCAGAATTCTTCCTCTTCAAGAAAGATGAAAAAGGTCGTCCGACACTTGAATTGAACGACCAAGGTGGATACTTCGACCTCGCACCAGTCGACCTCGGCGAAAACTGCCGTAAAGAGATTGTCATCGAGCTCGAGAACATGGGCTTTGAAATCGAAGCATCACACCACGAAGTCGCACCAGGTCAACATGAAATCGACTTCAAATATGCCGATGCGATCACGACTGCGGATAACATCCAAACGTTCAAACTCGTCGTCAAGACGATTGCTGCGAAGCACAACTTGCACGCGACATTCATGCCAAAACCACTCTTCGGTGTCAACGGATCAGGAATGCACGCGAACATGTCGCTCTTCAAAGGCAACGAGAACGTCTTCTTCGATGAAAGCAACGAAGATATGCAATTGTCGGATGATGCACGTGCTTTCACGGCAGGTATCCTCAAACACGCTCGTGCGTTCACAGCGGTTTGTAACCCGACAGTCAACTCTTACAAACGTCTTGTTCCTGGCTACGAAGCACCTTGCTACGTCGCATGGTCAGCACGTAACCGTTCACCACTCGTCCGTGTTCCTGCAGCACGTGGACTCTCGACTCGGATCGAAGTCCGTTCAGTCGACCCAGCAGCGAACCCGTACCTCGCGCTTGCGACATTGCTCGCTTCAGGTCTTGACGGAATCAAGAACAACTTGAAAGCACCGGCTCCAATCGATCGTAACATCTACGTCATGGACAAACCGGAACGTGTTGCAAACGGAATTGATGATCTTCCATCAACACTCAGCCACGCACTCGAAGTCTTGAAAGCGGATGACGTCGTCATGCACGCTCTCGGCGATCACATCGCAGAGCACTTCGTTGAATTGAAAGAAATCGAATGGGATATGTTCCGGACGCAAGTCACGGAATGGGAACGCGATCAGTACATGGTCTTGTTCTAA
- a CDS encoding (4Fe-4S)-binding protein codes for MKKGYEGKEITVYFDSEVCIHSGHCVQSLPTVFDVKRRPWIEADGAPVEDVMRVVDGCPSGALSYERRETNGA; via the coding sequence ATGAAAAAAGGATATGAAGGCAAAGAAATCACGGTCTATTTTGATTCGGAAGTCTGCATTCACTCTGGTCATTGTGTACAAAGTCTACCAACTGTCTTTGATGTCAAACGACGTCCGTGGATTGAAGCGGACGGGGCACCGGTGGAAGACGTAATGCGGGTCGTCGACGGTTGTCCGAGCGGCGCCTTATCTTACGAACGGAGGGAAACAAATGGAGCTTAA
- a CDS encoding GNAT family N-acetyltransferase: MELKRAERKIEAHHEGAVIGEITYSDTNNGMWIIDHTYVDPAHRNQQIGEQLVAEIVNWAREANVKLLPLCPFAKKEFEQQPSYQDVQANT; this comes from the coding sequence ATGGAGCTTAAACGAGCAGAACGTAAAATCGAAGCCCATCACGAGGGTGCAGTCATCGGGGAAATCACCTACAGCGACACGAACAACGGCATGTGGATCATCGATCACACATACGTCGATCCCGCGCACCGGAATCAACAGATCGGGGAACAACTCGTTGCCGAGATCGTCAACTGGGCACGCGAAGCAAACGTCAAGCTATTGCCGTTATGTCCCTTTGCGAAAAAAGAGTTTGAACAACAGCCTTCCTATCAGGATGTACAAGCGAATACGTGA
- a CDS encoding AzlD domain-containing protein has translation MNCSFLACGLVTWIPRVLPFLVLHGLTLPRLVTEWLSFIPVCLLGALFFQNLLIAQDEAFPTVSTLHVFAALPTMAVAIFSKSLSWTVVTGVVTMAFLRLYL, from the coding sequence ATTAATTGCTCTTTTTTAGCTTGTGGACTCGTCACTTGGATTCCACGCGTCTTACCGTTTCTCGTCCTTCATGGACTGACGTTACCGCGCCTCGTAACAGAATGGCTCTCGTTCATTCCAGTCTGTCTGCTTGGTGCCCTCTTCTTTCAAAATCTCCTCATCGCTCAAGATGAGGCGTTTCCGACGGTTTCGACGCTTCATGTCTTCGCAGCATTACCGACCATGGCGGTCGCGATTTTCAGTAAAAGTTTATCCTGGACGGTCGTGACTGGTGTTGTCACGATGGCGTTTCTACGATTGTATCTATAA
- a CDS encoding AzlC family ABC transporter permease yields the protein MSSAFQAGVRACLPTVLGYIGIGFSAGIVGRASGLSPLEVGFMSVFIYAGAAQFIITSLLLLNSPASAIILTTFIVNLRHLLMSLTLAPHVETRHLRDRLGTGTLLTDESFAVAMNTAQKGKLSPSFMHGLNLTAYFSWIVATVLGALVGSWFPDPERFGLDFALTAMFIGLLYLQFEGERSRIAVNSFLLLIVLLLLYITMRYFSPEVAVLCATLGGASIGVVITRWKSAQN from the coding sequence ATGTCATCAGCCTTTCAAGCAGGTGTCCGTGCCTGTCTACCCACTGTCCTCGGATATATCGGCATCGGCTTCTCAGCCGGGATCGTCGGTCGTGCCTCCGGCTTATCCCCTCTTGAAGTCGGATTCATGTCCGTCTTCATCTATGCCGGCGCCGCTCAGTTCATCATCACGAGTCTCTTACTATTAAATAGTCCTGCTTCTGCCATCATTCTGACGACGTTCATCGTCAATCTCAGGCACTTGTTAATGAGTCTGACGCTTGCGCCACATGTCGAGACACGCCATCTCCGCGACCGCCTCGGTACTGGAACGCTACTGACGGATGAGTCGTTCGCTGTCGCGATGAATACTGCCCAAAAAGGGAAGCTCTCCCCGTCGTTTATGCATGGCTTGAATCTGACTGCTTACTTTAGTTGGATCGTCGCAACCGTTCTCGGCGCCCTTGTTGGCAGCTGGTTCCCTGATCCCGAGCGCTTCGGTCTCGATTTTGCCCTGACAGCGATGTTCATCGGCTTATTATACTTACAGTTTGAAGGGGAACGTTCCCGTATTGCCGTGAATAGTTTTCTTTTACTGATTGTCTTACTATTGCTTTACATAACCATGCGCTACTTTTCTCCAGAAGTCGCCGTTCTTTGCGCGACGCTCGGTGGTGCAAGTATAGGAGTCGTGATCACACGATGGAAATCCGCCCAGAATTAA
- the dhaK gene encoding dihydroxyacetone kinase subunit DhaK has translation MHKLMEDSNRFVSDMVDGLVLAHPDLYKKVEGVNVVARKVPLDGKVGLVSGGGSGHEPAHAGFVGDGMLAAAVCGEVFTSPTPDMVLEGIKAAHGGKGVLLVVKNYSGDVMNFDMAKELAELEDIEVDTVIVNDDIAIKKEEDRRGVAGTVFVHKIAGAAAADGKSLSEVKAVAEKVIQGVRSIGMALSPCYMPESGKPGFELHDDEMEIGIGIHGEKGLERKAVASVDAIVKELLDRLTKEVPDKKVAVMVNGMGGTPESELYITYKYVAEELQAHGYEIARSFVGNYMTSLEMHGFSITLLPVDDELLGYLDAETKAIGF, from the coding sequence ATGCACAAATTAATGGAAGATTCAAACCGGTTCGTTTCAGACATGGTCGACGGACTCGTACTAGCTCACCCTGATTTGTATAAAAAGGTCGAAGGGGTCAATGTCGTCGCGCGGAAAGTGCCGCTTGACGGAAAAGTTGGTCTTGTCTCTGGTGGGGGAAGTGGGCATGAACCGGCGCACGCGGGATTCGTTGGTGACGGTATGCTTGCTGCGGCTGTTTGTGGAGAAGTCTTCACGTCACCGACACCGGACATGGTGCTTGAAGGCATCAAAGCAGCCCATGGTGGAAAAGGTGTGTTACTCGTCGTCAAGAACTACTCGGGTGACGTCATGAACTTCGATATGGCGAAGGAACTCGCTGAACTCGAGGACATCGAAGTCGACACGGTCATCGTCAATGATGACATTGCTATCAAAAAAGAGGAAGACCGTCGTGGTGTCGCGGGAACCGTCTTCGTCCATAAGATTGCTGGTGCTGCAGCTGCAGATGGAAAATCACTGAGTGAAGTCAAGGCAGTCGCAGAAAAAGTCATCCAGGGCGTTCGTTCGATCGGAATGGCACTCTCGCCATGTTACATGCCGGAGAGTGGCAAGCCAGGTTTTGAGTTGCATGATGACGAGATGGAAATCGGAATCGGGATCCATGGTGAAAAAGGACTTGAACGAAAAGCGGTCGCTTCCGTTGATGCGATCGTTAAAGAGTTGCTCGATCGTCTGACGAAAGAGGTACCAGACAAAAAAGTCGCCGTCATGGTGAACGGAATGGGTGGAACACCAGAATCCGAACTGTATATCACGTATAAATACGTTGCGGAAGAACTTCAGGCGCATGGGTACGAGATTGCCCGTTCGTTCGTCGGAAACTATATGACGTCGCTCGAGATGCACGGATTCTCAATCACGCTCTTACCAGTGGATGATGAACTGCTTGGTTATCTCGATGCAGAAACGAAAGCGATTGGATTCTAA
- the dhaL gene encoding dihydroxyacetone kinase subunit DhaL, with translation MKLTTEQLRSALIKAAEQIEQHKDELTDLDREIGDGDHGINMSRGFQAVQKTLEEHGEYEDLGALSKEVGMTLIKTVGGASGPLYGTAFVKFAGAFKGKTEVEGAELADAFHEATEGIKSRGKSEFGQKTMVDIWTPFQEALSQEGDLKAAIDQALADTKARIATKGRASYFGEATEGVQDPGSLSSALLLGEIAEVLHG, from the coding sequence ATGAAGTTGACGACGGAACAGTTACGAAGCGCGCTCATTAAAGCAGCGGAACAGATCGAACAGCACAAGGATGAATTGACGGACCTTGACCGGGAAATCGGCGATGGGGACCACGGAATCAATATGTCACGCGGCTTCCAAGCAGTCCAAAAGACGTTAGAAGAACACGGTGAATATGAGGACTTAGGGGCTTTATCGAAAGAAGTCGGGATGACGCTGATCAAGACGGTCGGTGGAGCATCCGGTCCTTTATACGGAACAGCCTTCGTTAAGTTCGCTGGTGCGTTCAAAGGGAAAACGGAAGTCGAAGGTGCGGAACTCGCGGATGCTTTTCATGAAGCGACGGAAGGCATCAAATCGCGTGGAAAATCGGAATTCGGTCAAAAGACGATGGTCGATATCTGGACACCGTTCCAAGAGGCGCTCTCGCAAGAAGGGGATTTGAAAGCGGCAATCGATCAAGCGCTTGCTGATACGAAAGCGCGTATCGCAACGAAAGGGCGCGCGTCTTACTTCGGTGAAGCGACGGAAGGCGTCCAGGACCCAGGTAGTCTATCGAGTGCGTTGTTACTCGGCGAAATCGCGGAGGTGCTTCATGGTTAA
- the dhaM gene encoding dihydroxyacetone kinase phosphoryl donor subunit DhaM, whose protein sequence is MVNLVLVSHSEKLATGLKELLAEMAPDTPVLVAAGLEDGSIGTDATRIEETLNTLDDDGVVLTDIGSATMNTELALELYSGERTVRFIDAPLVEGAFLAAVLSGQSKSVDEIEDGLKKEFSK, encoded by the coding sequence ATGGTTAATCTTGTACTCGTTTCCCATAGTGAAAAACTTGCGACTGGACTAAAGGAACTGTTAGCAGAGATGGCGCCGGATACGCCAGTCTTAGTAGCGGCAGGTCTTGAGGACGGTAGCATTGGAACGGACGCGACGCGAATCGAAGAAACACTAAATACACTGGACGATGATGGAGTCGTCTTAACGGATATCGGTTCTGCGACTATGAACACGGAATTGGCCCTTGAACTATATAGTGGCGAACGGACAGTTCGGTTTATCGACGCACCACTCGTCGAAGGCGCGTTTTTAGCAGCTGTTCTTAGCGGGCAGTCGAAATCCGTTGATGAGATTGAAGACGGATTGAAAAAAGAGTTTAGCAAATAA
- a CDS encoding GNAT family N-acetyltransferase, which produces MSYTLRKADTEIKKRTFIPLLLLADESIDKIYEYLPNGDLYYLEDSSGNVVGVIVMTKINQDTMEIKNVAIKKEQQGQGLGKRIISLTLEQYKEQEYHHFIVGTANSSIDNLAFYQKLGFRLYDIKKDFFRSYPEEI; this is translated from the coding sequence TTGAGTTATACGTTAAGGAAAGCAGACACTGAAATCAAAAAGCGGACATTCATCCCCTTATTATTACTGGCTGATGAATCTATCGATAAGATTTATGAATATTTACCTAACGGTGACCTGTATTATCTCGAAGATTCATCTGGGAATGTAGTGGGTGTTATTGTTATGACCAAAATTAATCAAGATACAATGGAAATAAAAAACGTCGCCATCAAAAAAGAACAACAGGGTCAAGGGTTAGGAAAGAGGATCATCTCATTAACGCTCGAACAATATAAGGAACAAGAGTATCATCATTTCATCGTAGGAACGGCTAATTCGAGTATTGATAATTTAGCTTTCTACCAAAAGCTTGGTTTCCGGCTATACGATATAAAAAAAGATTTTTTTCGGTCGTATCCAGAGGAAATCTGA
- the glpK gene encoding glycerol kinase GlpK, with product MENKYILALDQGTTSSRAIIFDHDGKIVNSAQREFKQYFPQPGWVEHDANEIWGSILAVMAEALGTADIKPEQIAGIGITNQRETTVVWNKETGRPVYHALVWQSRQTSGICDDLKEQGLNQKFRDKTGLLIDAYFSGTKVKWILDNVEGAREQAENGELLFGTIDTWLVWKLSGGKTHITDYTNASRTLMYNIYEQKWDEELLDILGVPASMLPEVRQSSEVYDKTVPYHFFGYEVPIAGIAGDQQAALFGQTCFEAGEGKNTYGTGCFMLMNTGEKAVSSDHGLLTTIAWGVDGKVEYALEGSIFVAGSAIQWLRDGLRTLKNAKDSEGYATKVDSTDGVYVVPAFVGLGAPYWDSDVRGAIFGLTRGTDKEHFVRATLESLAYQTRDVLTAMEQDSGIELKTLRVDGGAVANNFLMQFQSDILGVPVDRPEINETTALGAAYLAGLAVGYWKDKAEIKKQWKLDHQFKPEMKEDDREQRYAGWQKAVEATMVFKPSK from the coding sequence ATGGAAAACAAGTATATCCTAGCACTCGACCAAGGTACGACAAGCTCACGTGCGATCATCTTCGATCACGATGGGAAAATCGTCAACTCGGCACAACGGGAATTCAAACAGTACTTCCCACAACCAGGCTGGGTCGAGCATGATGCAAACGAAATCTGGGGTTCGATTCTTGCCGTCATGGCCGAAGCACTCGGGACAGCAGATATCAAACCTGAGCAAATCGCCGGAATCGGCATCACGAACCAACGTGAAACAACAGTTGTCTGGAACAAAGAAACAGGCAGACCGGTCTATCACGCACTCGTTTGGCAATCGCGTCAAACGTCTGGTATCTGTGACGACTTAAAAGAACAAGGTTTGAACCAGAAGTTCCGCGACAAAACAGGACTTCTGATTGATGCCTACTTCTCTGGCACAAAAGTTAAATGGATCCTCGACAATGTCGAAGGTGCACGTGAGCAAGCAGAGAACGGTGAATTGCTCTTCGGTACGATCGATACGTGGCTCGTTTGGAAACTGTCTGGTGGAAAAACGCACATCACGGACTACACGAACGCTTCACGAACATTGATGTATAACATCTACGAACAAAAATGGGATGAAGAGTTACTCGATATCCTCGGTGTTCCTGCTTCCATGTTGCCAGAAGTTCGTCAGTCGAGTGAAGTCTACGACAAAACGGTACCGTATCACTTCTTCGGTTACGAAGTGCCAATCGCTGGTATTGCGGGTGACCAACAAGCAGCACTCTTCGGTCAAACGTGCTTCGAAGCGGGTGAAGGGAAAAACACATACGGAACAGGTTGCTTCATGCTCATGAACACAGGCGAGAAAGCCGTTTCTTCTGATCATGGACTCTTGACGACGATCGCTTGGGGCGTCGATGGAAAAGTGGAATATGCGCTGGAAGGTTCTATTTTCGTCGCTGGTTCTGCGATCCAGTGGCTCCGTGATGGACTCCGTACGCTGAAAAATGCGAAAGATTCAGAAGGTTACGCAACGAAAGTCGACTCAACAGACGGTGTTTATGTCGTTCCTGCCTTCGTTGGTCTTGGTGCGCCATACTGGGATTCAGATGTACGCGGAGCAATCTTCGGATTAACACGCGGAACAGATAAGGAACACTTCGTTCGTGCAACGCTTGAATCACTCGCTTATCAAACACGCGATGTGTTGACAGCGATGGAACAAGATTCTGGTATCGAACTGAAGACACTTCGTGTCGACGGTGGTGCAGTAGCGAACAACTTCTTGATGCAGTTCCAATCGGACATCCTCGGCGTTCCTGTCGATCGTCCAGAAATCAACGAAACGACAGCACTTGGTGCAGCCTACCTTGCTGGATTAGCTGTTGGTTACTGGAAAGATAAAGCGGAGATCAAAAAACAATGGAAGCTGGATCACCAGTTCAAACCAGAGATGAAAGAAGACGATCGTGAACAACGCTATGCCGGATGGCAAAAAGCAGTGGAAGCGACAATGGTCTTCAAACCATCAAAATAA
- a CDS encoding MIP/aquaporin family protein — MNNFVLEMIGTMILILLGDGVVAGVVLKKTKSENSGWIVITFAWGLAVMTAAFVAAESGAHLNPALTIALALNSDLPWADVPIYIAGQLVGAFIGAILVWLHYMKHFEATDDQAAKLGVFATGPAIRHTPSNLISEIIGTFVLVFGILALGLTTFGDGLKPLIVGLLVVVIGLSLGGTTGYAINPARDLGPRIAHAILPIPNKGSSDWGYSWIPVVGPIIGGAIAVFIYQLIY, encoded by the coding sequence ATGAATAACTTTGTATTGGAAATGATCGGTACGATGATCCTCATCCTGCTCGGGGATGGAGTCGTCGCCGGTGTCGTCTTGAAAAAGACGAAATCGGAAAACAGCGGATGGATCGTCATCACATTCGCTTGGGGTCTTGCCGTCATGACAGCAGCATTCGTCGCTGCTGAAAGTGGAGCACACTTGAACCCCGCATTGACGATTGCACTTGCTTTGAACTCTGACCTACCGTGGGCAGACGTTCCGATCTACATTGCCGGACAACTTGTCGGAGCTTTCATCGGCGCCATTCTCGTTTGGCTTCATTACATGAAACATTTTGAAGCGACTGATGATCAAGCTGCAAAACTCGGTGTGTTCGCAACAGGTCCAGCGATTCGTCATACGCCGTCGAACTTGATTTCTGAGATCATCGGGACATTTGTTCTCGTCTTCGGTATCTTGGCACTTGGTTTAACAACGTTCGGAGATGGCTTAAAACCACTCATCGTCGGTTTACTCGTCGTCGTCATCGGTCTCTCGCTCGGTGGTACAACAGGGTATGCCATCAACCCGGCTCGTGACCTTGGACCGCGTATCGCGCACGCTATCCTACCGATTCCGAATAAAGGTTCATCTGACTGGGGCTATTCATGGATTCCTGTCGTCGGTCCGATCATCGGTGGAGCGATTGCCGTGTTCATCTATCAATTGATCTACTAA
- a CDS encoding metal-binding protein, producing the protein MPSGNVHDTVNTVALTGYVAYSVATQQTDWLPTAIGIAVGTLWLSPDLDLKSEPYYRFGPFRVLWMPYVKIMPHRSIWSHGLIIGDIIRLLYSAAILIPLLFLSLYFQILDSATIDSWFASLPAFVVGIMVASTIHILLDYSSSWFRPKKRKKRRR; encoded by the coding sequence ATGCCTTCAGGAAATGTACATGATACCGTCAATACCGTCGCACTGACGGGTTACGTTGCGTATTCGGTCGCAACGCAACAAACCGATTGGTTACCAACCGCCATCGGTATCGCTGTCGGTACCCTTTGGTTGTCACCCGACCTCGATTTAAAGTCAGAACCGTATTATCGCTTTGGACCATTTCGAGTCCTTTGGATGCCGTACGTCAAAATCATGCCCCACCGCTCGATCTGGTCGCATGGACTGATCATCGGAGACATCATCCGACTTCTTTATAGTGCTGCTATTCTGATTCCACTGCTGTTTCTAAGTTTGTACTTTCAGATTCTTGATTCTGCTACGATTGATTCGTGGTTCGCTTCCTTGCCTGCATTCGTCGTCGGTATCATGGTGGCAAGTACGATTCATATCCTACTAGATTATTCCAGCAGTTGGTTTCGACCTAAAAAAAGAAAAAAACGTCGTCGGTAA
- the lexA gene encoding transcriptional repressor LexA yields the protein MRKMSKRQQEILDYIVSEVKLKGYPPSVREIGEAVGLASSSTVHGHLDRLEKRGMIRRDPTKPRAIEILLDKPEEITEAIVHVPVIGKVTAGLPITAIENIEEQFPLPAHYVGNETVFMLTIDGESMINAGILDGDRVIVRQQNTAENGEIVVAMTEDSEATVKRFFLEDQQVRLQPENDSMDPMYFDNVSILGKVIGVYRTIH from the coding sequence ATGCGGAAAATGTCTAAGCGCCAACAAGAGATTCTCGACTACATCGTCTCTGAAGTGAAACTGAAGGGGTATCCACCATCAGTTCGTGAAATCGGAGAAGCAGTCGGACTCGCGTCTAGCTCGACGGTACACGGTCATTTGGATCGACTCGAGAAACGGGGAATGATTCGCCGTGACCCGACGAAACCACGTGCGATTGAGATATTGCTTGATAAGCCTGAAGAAATCACGGAAGCCATCGTCCATGTTCCCGTCATCGGGAAAGTCACAGCGGGTCTTCCGATTACAGCGATTGAAAACATCGAAGAACAGTTCCCGCTCCCTGCACATTATGTAGGAAATGAGACGGTCTTCATGTTGACGATCGATGGTGAATCGATGATTAACGCAGGTATTCTTGACGGCGATCGTGTCATCGTGCGCCAACAAAACACAGCAGAAAACGGAGAAATCGTCGTAGCTATGACCGAAGATAGTGAAGCGACGGTGAAACGGTTCTTCTTAGAAGATCAACAGGTACGTCTACAACCAGAAAATGACTCGATGGATCCGATGTATTTCGATAATGTCTCCATTCTTGGTAAGGTAATCGGCGTGTATCGGACGATTCATTGA